A segment of the Curtobacterium sp. MCSS17_007 genome:
CGTCGACCAGGAGCAGACCCGGGCAGAGAACGAACGGCTGGTCCAGGAGACCCAGGCGCGCATCGAGCAGGAGCTCGAGGACCACCGCGCGCGCATCGAGCGGGAACGCGCCGAGGCCGACGCGGCCGCCGAGCGCGCGGCTCGGGAGCACGCCGAGGAGCTCGCCGCCCGTCGCGAGCGGGAGCACGCCGAGGTCGACACCGAGATCGCCGACCGTCGCGCCGCGGAGCTGACGGCGCTCGAGGCCGAGCGCACGGCGCTCCGCCAGGAGATCGACACCATGCGCGCGGGGCTCGACAAGGAGCGCGACGAGGTCCGTGCGGAGATCACCCGCGAGCGGGACGAGGCCCGGGCATCGCTCGAGTCGGAGCTCGCTGCGCGCCGTGACGACGCGGAGCAGGAGTACCTGCAGAAGCACCACGAGACGGTGACCGAGACGCAGAAGTACCTGGACGAGGCGAACCTGCAGCTCGCCGAGGCGACCCGTCGGGCGACCGAGGCCCGCGAACGCGCCGAGCGCCTGCAGCAGGAGGCCGACGACCTGGAGCGGACCAGCACTGCTGCGGCACAGGAGCGTGCCCGCACCATCGTCACCGATGCGCAGGAGCGGGTGCACCGCATGATCGCGGAGGCCGAGGAGCGCACCGCTGCCATCGAAGCGGACTCGGAGGACCGGCTCGCGGCGATCCGGAACGAGCGGGACGCCGTCGCCGGCTACCTCGAGAACCTGCGGGGCGTGCTCATGCACGCCACCGGTCTGCTGGACGGCACGCCCGCCCAGGCCGAGGCCGGCGCTCCCGCGGACGACGAGGACAGCGCCACGCGCTGACCTCCCCAGCAGCGGGACGGTGAGCCGACCGGGAGGCGCGACACGCGCCTCCCGGTCCGCTCACGTGTCGCGGCACGTGGTCGGGCAGCAGGGTCACGGGATTGCCCGAGCGTCGTACCCGGACCCGGGACGATCAGTCGTCGACGTGCGTCGGCAGCGGCGCGCTGCCCGGGACCACCAGGTCGGCGACCGTGTCGAGGACCGTGCGGACGTACCGCTCCCCCACCCAGAGGTGCTTCGCGCCCTCGACCGGCACGACCTGCACGTTCGGCGCCACGGCGAAGCGCTGTGCGGCCTCGTCGGGCCGGAGGAAGTCGTCGTGCTCGGGGACGAGTGCCACGACGGGCACGGGCACCCCGGACCATCGGCGCAGCTCGTCCTCCGAGGTCCGGTGCAGTGGCGGGGACAGCAGCACGACGCCCGCGACCGTACCGGCGGCGACGTGCTCGAGGGCGTGCTTGAGGACCACCTCGGTGCCGAACGACCAGCCGAGCAGCCACGGTGTCGGCAGCCCCCGGTCGACCGTCTCATGCACGGCGGCCCGGAGGTCGAACCCCTCGGAGACCCCGTCGCCGAAGACCCCCTCCGAGGTGCCGCGGGGCGACGTCACCGACCGGAAGTTGAAGCGGAGGACCGCGATGTCGGCGAGGGCGGGCAGTCGCGCAGCGGCCTTCTTCAGCACGTGCGAATCCATGAACCCCTGCGCCGTGGGCAGCGGGTGGAGCGTGACCAGGGTGCCGCGGGCAGGACGGCCGAGCGGCTCGGCGAGCTCGCCGACGAGCGTCAGGTGGTCGTCGGTCACGAGTTCGATCTCGGTCCGGCGGGCGGGGAGTTCCGTGTTCGATCGGATCTCGGTGCTCATGCGATGCTCCAGCAGTGCTCGTGCCAGTGACGACGCGACGCCAGGTCGGCCTCGTCGCCGAGGACCCCGTCGGCGCGCCAGACCACCACGTGCGCAGTGCCGGGCATCACGGTCCCGCCGCAACCCGGGCAGACGTACTCCTTCTGCGCCGACGCGGCGGACACCGGCTGCACGGTGAAGGAACGGCCCCGACGGATCTCGGTCCGCTTCCACGAGCTCATGAGCCGGTCGAGACCCGTCTCGTCCTCGGACGACTCCGGTCCGCGACCGCGGGGTCGCCGCGGTCGGTTGCTGCGCGGCACCCCGGTGCTGCCGATCAGTACCAGTTGTGGGAGACGCTGTGTCCCCAGGCACCGCACGGCGTGCCGTAGACGCCCGAGATGTAGTTGAGACCCCAGGTGATCTGGGTCGCCGGGTTGGTCTGCCAGTCCGCGCCGGCCGTGGCCATCTTGCTGCCCGGCAGTGCCTGCGGGATGCCGTAGGCGCCGCTCGGGTTGTAGGCGTTGACCCGCCAGCCCGACTCCTTGTTCCACAGGGACACGAGGCAGTTGTACTGGTCGGCACCCCACCCGCGAGCCGCCACCATCTGCTGGGCGATGGCCTGGGCGCTGCCCGGGTCGGGCGTCGCGGCGGTGGCGGCGAGCGTGTTCGACGGCGTGACGGCCGCCTTCTCGGTGGACGCACCGTCGTCCTCGGTCGCCGCCGGCGCCTCGACCACCTTGGGCTTCGGCAGCGTGACACCGTAGCCGTC
Coding sequences within it:
- a CDS encoding alpha/beta family hydrolase, whose protein sequence is MSTEIRSNTELPARRTEIELVTDDHLTLVGELAEPLGRPARGTLVTLHPLPTAQGFMDSHVLKKAAARLPALADIAVLRFNFRSVTSPRGTSEGVFGDGVSEGFDLRAAVHETVDRGLPTPWLLGWSFGTEVVLKHALEHVAAGTVAGVVLLSPPLHRTSEDELRRWSGVPVPVVALVPEHDDFLRPDEAAQRFAVAPNVQVVPVEGAKHLWVGERYVRTVLDTVADLVVPGSAPLPTHVDD